In Nymphalis io chromosome 11, ilAglIoxx1.1, whole genome shotgun sequence, one genomic interval encodes:
- the LOC126771873 gene encoding uncharacterized protein LOC126771873, translating to MADAALARREARRRKILENSHNRLQLISGKNDIEICKEPSISIKAPIPEPILENSIFQESSSSNKCALNNGVINTGDPFGFVSTNHENFAIVDGDVTIPSHDIAAFLPATTEPTPQSPPLVEKLVSYKYDVVVISLLIQLFYSFSLITFDNTYFFLPIVLYITTKLIWFPKQQSSNFANALLLLNGMSASRVQRIMSVTQWISAFSQDVCVFLFTIICVQSLCESVRSNI from the exons ATGGCTGATGCAGCATTAGCACGTCGTGAAGCACGTAGAAGAAAAATATTAGAGAATTCTCATAACAGACTTCAACTTATATCAGGAAAAAATGACATCGAAATTTGTAAAG AGCCTTCGATTTCGATCAAAGCGCCAATACCTGAACCGATCCTTGAGAACTCAATTTTTCAAGAAAGCAGCAGTTCCAACAAGTGTGCACTTAATAATGGTGTAATAAATACTGGAGACCCATTCGGTTTTGTGTCAACGAATCACGAGAATTTTGCAATAGTTGATGGAGATGTCACCATTCCAAGTCATGACATAGCAGCTTTTTTACCCGCGACAACTGAACCAACGCCACAGTCTCCGCCGTTAGTGGAAAAATTAGTTAGCTATAAATACGACGTAGTGGTAATATCGttattaattcaattgttttatagTTTTTCGTTAATAACATTTGATAACACATACTTCTTTCTTCCCATAGTTTTGTATATcacaacaaaattaatatggTTCCCAAAACAACAAAGTTCTAATTTTGCCAATgctcttttacttttaaatggtATGTCAGCCAGTAGAGTACAGAGAATAATGTCTGTCACACAATGGATAAGTGCATTTTCTCAGgatgtgtgtgtatttttattcacaATAATTTGTGTACAGTCCCTTTGTGAGAGTGTGAGAAGCAATATATAG
- the LOC126771860 gene encoding chromatin assembly factor 1 p55 subunit codes for MGDKGDGETFDDAVEERVINEEYKIWKKNTPFLYDLVMTHALEWPSLTAQWLPDVTRPEGKDYSVHRLILGTHTSDEQNHLLIASVQLPNEDAQFDASHYDNDKGEFGGFGSVSGKIDIEIKINHEGEVNRARYMPQNPCVIATKTPSSDVLVFDYTKHPSKPEPSGECHPDLRLRGHQKEGYGLSWNPNLNGYLLSASDDHTICLWDINATPKEGRVIEAKSVFTGHTAVVEDVAWHLLHESLFGSVADDQKLMIWDTRCNNTCKPSHTVDAHTAEVNCLSFNPYSEFILATGSADKTVALWDLRNLKLKLHSFESHKDEIFQVQWSPHNETILASSGTDRRLHVWDLSKIGEEQTAEDAEDGPPELLFIHGGHTAKISDFSWNPNEPWVICSVSEDNIMQVWQMAENIYNDEEPETPASELESGVNVNHG; via the exons ATGGGTGATAAAGGTGATGGag AAACGTTCGACGATGCTGTGGAAGAAAGGGTTATTAacgaagaatataaaatatggaaGAAGAACACACCGTTCTTGTACGACCTGGTCATGACACACGCTCTAGAGTGGCCCTCACTGACTGCACAGTGGCTTCCAGATGTCACTAGACCCGAAGGAAAGGATTATTCCGTTCACAG GCTAATTCTAGGCACACACACATCGGATGAACAAAACCATCTCCTGATTGCAAGTGTCCAGCTACCAAATGAGGATGCACAGTTTGATGCCAGTCATTATGACAATGATAAGGGTG AATTTGGTGGTTTTGGATCTGTATCGGGTAAAATAGATATAGAGATTAAAATAAACCATGAAGGTGAAGTCAATAGAGCACGCTATATGCCACAGAATCCTTGCGTCATTGCAACAAAAACTCCATCCTCTGATGTGTTAGTCTTTGATTACACCAAGCATCCTTCTAAACCAGAACCTTCTGGGGAATGCCATCCCGATCttag aTTGCGTGGTCATCAAAAAGAGGGGTATGGTCTCTCATGGAACCCAAACCTCAATGGCTATCTTCTTTCAGCAAG TGATGACCACACAATCTGCCTGTGGGACATCAACGCGACGCCCAAGGAGGGGCGCGTGATCGAGGCCAAGTCCGTGTTCACGGGGCACACCGCCGTGGTGGAGGACGTGGCCTGGCATTTGTTGCACGAGTCGCTCTTCGGCTCAGTGGCTGATGATCAGAAGCTTATGATTTGGGATACTAG ATGTAATAATACCTGTAAGCCGTCACATACGGTTGATGCACATACGGCAGAAGTCAATTGTCTCAGCTTCAACCCTTACTCAGAATTTATCTTAGCGACTGGCAGCGCTGACAAAACG gTCGCTCTATGGGACTTACGTAACTTGAAACTCAAACTTCACTCATTCGAATCACACAAGGATGAAATCTTCCAAGTGCAGTGGTCACCGCATAATGAAACAATCCTCGCAAGCAGCGGCACTGATAGAAG ACTGCACGTGTGGGATCTGTCCAAGATAGGTGAAGAGCAGACGGCGGAAGACGCAGAAGACGGCCCACCAGAGCTACTCTTCATACACGGCGGACACACTGCCAAGATCTCAGACTTCTCCTGGAACCCCAACGAACCCTGGGTCATCTGCTCTGTCTCCGAGGACAACATCATGCAG GTGTGGCAGATGGCGGAGAACATCTACAACGACGAGGAGCCCGAGACGCCGGCCTCGGAGCTGGAGTCGGGCGTCAACGTCAACCATGGGTAA
- the LOC126771867 gene encoding uncharacterized protein LOC126771867 translates to MSPYCSFLLVLCCLILPLWAKRGGSTAGRSIGSHYPASNGLSGNSYVHTYPHAPQSYPGGTHTHSYPHTPGLSGNNRATHGTRHTAQVNHYHYYPPQQISYGSAQHPVFHGQPPVYVYEYRNSGSRFDNLLTGLALYNLGRMSSNQHDHYHNREYTSNPGEICKLSIHKTNGEYEETRIDCKLISSFIWDAEREQKTITNVTKTISVIQNVTNGNSTVSIQNTTVVDALQVKGPSISVTPGMSCFMIRISRDTSKLKRKVECGLLQEYATKSLRYNSGSGISPMILVLILTFISLQILKPH, encoded by the coding sequence ATGTCGCCTTATTGTTCTTTTTTACTCGTACTTTGCTGTTTAATATTACCTCTATGGGCGAAAAGGGGTGGGAGTACGGCTGGCAGATCGATCGGAAGTCATTACCCTGCATCCAATGGACTCTCTGGCAACTCGTATGTTCATACTTATCCTCACGCCCCACAATCTTACCCTGGTGGGACTCACACCCATAGCTACCCCCACACGCCGGGTCTCTCCGGGAACAATCGCGCTACGCACGGTACGCGACACACAGCACAAGTGAATCATTATCACTACTACCCACCGCAGCAGATAAGCTATGGCTCAGCCCAGCATCCCGTGTTCCACGGACAACCCCCTGTATACGTTTACGAGTACAGAAACTCCGGCAGTAGATTTGATAACCTATTAACCGGTTTGGCTTTGTACAATTTGGGCAGAATGTCCTCTAACCAACATGACCACTATCACAACAGGGAATACACGAGCAATCCAGGCGAGATATGTAAACTAAGTATTCATAAAACGAATGGAGAATATGAAGAAACTCGTATAGACTGCAAACTGATCTCCAGTTTTATCTGGGACGCAGAACGTGAACAAAAGACAATCACTAATGTCACTAAAACTATAAGCGTTATCCAAAACGTGACGAATGGAAATTCGACGGTATCAATTCAGAACACAACAGTTGTTGACGCTCTCCAAGTCAAAGGGCCATCTATAAGTGTGACGCCAGGGATGAGTTGCTTTATGATCCGGATTTCCAGAGATACTTCGAAGTTGAAGAGAAAAGTCGAATGCGGTCTCTTGCAGGAATACGCCACTAAATCATTAAGATACAACAGTGGTTCGGGAATATCACCGatgattttagttttaatattaacatttatatcacTTCAGATATTAAAACCACATTAG